The proteins below are encoded in one region of Methanosarcina barkeri 3:
- a CDS encoding bifunctional 5,6,7,8-tetrahydromethanopterin hydro-lyase/3-hexulose-6-phosphate synthase produces MFQIGEALMGQGAELAHVDLMIGDKGGPVGQAFANGLTQLSVGHTPLLSVIRPNLPPKPSTLIIPKVTVKNMDQAGKIFGPAQSAVAKAVADSVEEGVISKDQVEELVIVVSVFIHPDAQDYNKIYRYNYGATKLAIKRALEGFPDINTVLEESNKSTHAIMGFKVTRLWDPPYLQVAFDNPDIEFVQSAISQIPKSDHVIIEAGTPLIKRYGMDVISKIRQVRPDAFIVADLKTLDTGNLEARMVADAAGDAIVVSALAPINTIDKLIEEAHKTGIYAVMDTLNQRDPISVLKQLKVMPDVIELHRGIDIEATEHAWGDIAEIKKVAPKTLVAVAGGVRLDKVPVALSQGADILVVGRAITNAKDIREVAEQFINSLNKPEIDQFRVMTDF; encoded by the coding sequence ATGTTTCAAATAGGAGAAGCTTTAATGGGGCAGGGTGCAGAACTTGCCCATGTTGATTTGATGATAGGAGACAAGGGAGGCCCCGTAGGGCAAGCTTTTGCAAACGGTCTGACTCAGCTTTCAGTCGGACATACTCCACTCCTTTCCGTTATCAGGCCCAATCTGCCTCCAAAACCTTCGACCCTCATTATTCCGAAGGTTACGGTAAAAAATATGGATCAGGCAGGAAAAATTTTCGGACCTGCTCAGTCAGCTGTTGCAAAAGCAGTAGCAGACTCAGTAGAAGAAGGCGTAATCTCAAAGGACCAGGTTGAAGAACTTGTTATTGTAGTCAGTGTCTTTATTCATCCTGATGCCCAGGATTACAACAAGATCTACAGGTATAATTACGGAGCTACAAAACTTGCAATCAAACGTGCTCTTGAAGGCTTCCCGGACATTAACACAGTTCTTGAGGAAAGCAACAAGTCTACCCATGCTATTATGGGATTCAAGGTTACAAGGCTCTGGGATCCACCTTACCTGCAGGTTGCTTTTGACAATCCTGACATCGAATTTGTGCAATCTGCTATTTCCCAGATTCCTAAAAGCGATCACGTTATTATCGAAGCAGGCACACCTCTTATCAAACGTTACGGTATGGATGTCATTTCAAAAATCAGACAGGTTAGACCTGATGCCTTCATAGTTGCTGACCTGAAGACTCTGGATACCGGAAACCTTGAAGCAAGAATGGTTGCCGATGCTGCAGGAGACGCTATTGTAGTCTCAGCTCTTGCTCCGATCAACACAATTGACAAGCTTATCGAGGAAGCTCATAAGACAGGTATTTATGCTGTCATGGATACACTTAATCAGCGCGATCCAATTTCTGTCTTAAAGCAGCTTAAGGTCATGCCTGATGTCATTGAACTCCATCGTGGAATCGACATTGAGGCCACTGAACATGCATGGGGCGATATCGCCGAAATCAAGAAGGTTGCTCCAAAGACTCTGGTTGCTGTTGCAGGCGGGGTCCGTCTTGATAAAGTGCCTGTAGCTCTTAGCCAGGGTGCTGACATCCTTGTTGTCGGACGTGCGATTACTAACGCAAAAGACATAAGGGAAGTTGCCGAGCAGTTTATCAACAGCCTTAACAAACCGGAAATTGACCAGTTCAGGGTTATGACTGACTTCTGA
- the tpiA gene encoding triose-phosphate isomerase, with protein sequence MGLPFIVLNYKTYLQGTGQGAVEIAKACKAVSEDSGIEIAVAPQLPDIYRVASEVELPVFSQHLDGIGAGSFTGHVFGKSIKDAGAVGTLINHSEKRLTLAEIEASLKAAKKFGLRSVICTNNVPTTAAAAALGPDYVAIEPPELIGSGIPVSKADPEVVSGSVEAVAKINSQVKVLCGAGISKGEDLRAALDLGSQGVLLASGIVKAADPKAALEDLIRLV encoded by the coding sequence TTGGGTTTACCATTCATTGTATTGAACTATAAAACTTATTTACAGGGTACAGGTCAGGGAGCAGTGGAAATTGCAAAGGCCTGTAAAGCCGTATCCGAAGATTCAGGTATCGAGATAGCAGTAGCCCCGCAGCTTCCGGACATTTATAGGGTAGCCTCGGAAGTTGAACTGCCGGTTTTTTCCCAGCATCTGGATGGGATAGGAGCAGGAAGTTTTACAGGCCATGTTTTCGGAAAATCCATAAAAGATGCAGGTGCTGTAGGGACTCTGATCAACCACTCTGAGAAGCGTCTAACCCTTGCAGAAATCGAGGCATCGCTAAAAGCTGCAAAAAAATTCGGGCTCAGGTCAGTTATCTGCACTAATAATGTCCCGACAACTGCAGCAGCTGCAGCCCTGGGTCCGGATTATGTTGCAATCGAGCCCCCAGAGCTTATAGGGAGCGGAATCCCTGTCTCAAAAGCCGATCCTGAAGTTGTTAGCGGTTCAGTTGAAGCAGTTGCAAAAATTAATTCCCAGGTAAAGGTACTCTGCGGAGCTGGAATTTCCAAAGGTGAAGATCTAAGGGCAGCTCTTGACCTTGGTTCTCAAGGCGTGCTTTTGGCATCCGGAATTGTGAAAGCTGCAGACCCAAAAGCTGCACTCGAAGATCTTATACGTCTGGTTTAA
- a CDS encoding iron ABC transporter substrate-binding protein, whose protein sequence is MNTKTKVFFVAIILLVSVFLSGCTGSSEDKEKTGTDQVTENISQAKEKENNLEKDAVQRITPEEAEANDTAPVNEITPINDTAATEKMDSATSSSGNKGSSSNSGGSSSSGKIDKITVTDDIGREITVPYPCERSVFLVENAMNSMYAVGGADKVSGIGAVWYEDTKAPFFRAIDPNYDKKRLSNGSEQPSNEKIASVDPQIVFLWASDWNSADIKAIEENLKVPVYGVFIDSLDDLQRQMKTFSKLIGNEERGQEVIDIMDKYMEKVTDVTGSLSAEEKPTVYWMWGDIYGTAGINSTANDLIEKAGGLNILNNWTNETKSIEHPTLNLETLLELNPEVIYMWNNENLDPVNITSGDTVDGIDFSTWKDISAVKNKRVYEISDPFIYDFHSPRLPLAMMHVAKDLHPDKFANINLTQEVDSYYVEIYGVHYPGFEKA, encoded by the coding sequence ATGAATACAAAAACTAAAGTTTTCTTTGTTGCCATTATATTACTTGTCTCAGTTTTTTTAAGCGGCTGTACGGGTAGTTCGGAAGATAAAGAAAAAACAGGTACAGATCAGGTTACCGAAAATATTTCTCAGGCCAAGGAAAAGGAGAATAATTTAGAAAAGGATGCTGTCCAAAGAATAACTCCTGAAGAAGCAGAAGCAAATGACACTGCACCGGTAAATGAAATAACTCCGATAAATGACACTGCTGCCACGGAAAAGATGGACAGTGCAACCAGTAGCTCAGGAAACAAAGGAAGTAGTTCCAATTCAGGAGGCAGTTCCAGTTCGGGTAAAATTGATAAAATAACGGTCACTGACGATATAGGCAGAGAAATAACAGTCCCATATCCATGTGAAAGGTCCGTGTTCCTGGTTGAAAACGCCATGAACTCCATGTATGCCGTAGGAGGAGCCGATAAGGTTAGCGGAATAGGTGCTGTGTGGTATGAAGATACAAAGGCGCCTTTCTTCAGGGCCATAGATCCTAATTATGATAAAAAGAGGCTTTCTAACGGAAGTGAACAGCCAAGCAATGAAAAAATAGCAAGCGTGGACCCTCAGATTGTTTTCCTCTGGGCATCAGACTGGAATAGTGCGGATATAAAAGCAATTGAGGAAAACCTCAAGGTCCCTGTGTACGGGGTTTTCATTGACAGCCTTGATGACCTGCAAAGACAGATGAAAACTTTCAGTAAACTCATTGGAAATGAAGAGCGCGGACAAGAAGTGATTGACATTATGGATAAATATATGGAGAAGGTTACGGACGTAACCGGAAGTTTGTCTGCCGAAGAAAAACCGACAGTTTACTGGATGTGGGGTGACATATACGGCACAGCAGGTATTAATAGTACGGCAAATGACCTGATAGAAAAAGCAGGCGGATTAAATATCCTCAATAACTGGACAAACGAAACAAAGAGTATTGAACATCCAACCCTGAACCTTGAAACTCTGCTTGAGTTGAACCCTGAAGTCATATATATGTGGAATAACGAGAACCTTGACCCGGTAAACATAACCTCAGGAGACACTGTGGATGGAATTGACTTCAGTACATGGAAAGATATCTCAGCAGTGAAAAACAAAAGAGTATACGAAATCTCAGATCCGTTCATCTATGACTTCCACTCCCCTAGACTCCCTCTTGCAATGATGCATGTTGCAAAAGACCTGCATCCGGACAAGTTTGCAAATATCAACCTTACACAGGAAGTAGACAGTTATTACGTAGAAATCTACGGAGTACACTATCCGGGATTTGAAAAAGCATAA
- a CDS encoding iron ABC transporter permease yields the protein MKFPKKEENYGYPAHRPEISFFLEWKNLAFAIILFLPIPVFFFSIFLGTYTLSPIELIRVLLSHITSYEYSYPSVYDTVIFNIRFPRVLLAMIVGAALSTSGATFQGIFRNPLVSPYILGLSSGAAFGAALSIAVIPKLPAQVGAFIFSLVALGFSYTMARIGKQTSTVALILSGVITSSVFGALLSIIQYMTDEKAVQSIVYWTLGCLHTACWSKFSDSFPMVATGCLIIYLLRWKLNVLALGEEEAKSVGMNVELYKAIFIIAASLAASAAVAVAGIIGLLGLIVPHILRMIFGPDHRKIIPLSITFGAAFLALVDDISRSAFGFEIPVGIITTLLGAPFFLYLLRTTKAGGWE from the coding sequence ATGAAGTTCCCCAAAAAAGAAGAAAATTATGGATACCCGGCCCACAGGCCGGAAATCTCTTTTTTCCTGGAATGGAAAAATCTGGCGTTTGCAATCATTTTATTTTTGCCGATACCTGTTTTCTTCTTCTCTATTTTCCTTGGAACCTACACTTTATCTCCTATAGAATTGATCAGGGTTCTTTTATCACATATTACATCATATGAATACAGCTACCCTTCTGTTTATGACACAGTTATCTTCAATATCAGGTTCCCAAGAGTCCTGCTTGCCATGATAGTAGGGGCAGCACTTTCAACATCAGGAGCTACATTTCAGGGGATATTCAGGAATCCACTCGTAAGTCCTTATATCCTTGGCCTTTCTTCAGGAGCAGCTTTTGGAGCTGCACTGTCTATTGCAGTTATTCCCAAGCTTCCTGCCCAGGTAGGGGCTTTTATCTTCAGCCTGGTAGCACTCGGTTTTTCCTATACAATGGCCAGGATAGGAAAGCAGACTTCAACTGTTGCTCTCATACTTTCAGGAGTTATTACATCGTCTGTCTTTGGAGCTTTACTTTCGATAATTCAGTATATGACTGACGAAAAAGCCGTCCAGAGTATTGTTTACTGGACCCTTGGCTGCCTCCATACTGCCTGCTGGTCAAAGTTTTCGGACTCATTTCCAATGGTAGCCACCGGTTGCCTTATCATATATCTCCTGCGCTGGAAACTTAATGTTCTTGCTCTGGGAGAAGAAGAAGCAAAATCAGTAGGCATGAACGTCGAACTGTATAAAGCAATATTTATAATAGCTGCATCCCTTGCCGCATCAGCTGCTGTGGCCGTGGCAGGAATTATCGGGCTTTTGGGCCTGATAGTACCTCACATACTTAGAATGATCTTTGGTCCAGACCACAGGAAGATCATACCTCTTTCTATCACCTTTGGAGCTGCTTTCCTGGCCCTTGTGGATGATATTTCAAGATCCGCCTTCGGGTTTGAAATTCCGGTTGGTATTATTACCACGCTTCTTGGAGCTCCCTTTTTTCTTTATCTTCTAAGAACTACAAAAGCAGGGGGATGGGAATGA
- a CDS encoding HEAT repeat domain-containing protein — MNPSVPKIVLLLFTLTLVGVASGVSEGNIKNPYENPNGTTILDMNESKTQQAIIEPLIKKLGNEDIDSRKEARFALEEIGEEAVDPLIEVIDSENPEVRCETALALGNIGGQKAEKAIVNLLQDEDPKVRGSAALALGNARSQRAEKQLIQALSDKNERVRSNSAWALGEIEKAGSSSEEANWKETIFSGDVEKEKIIEALCLSMEDNNSEVRSSAAKALGKLGGEKAEESLIQALSDEDGKVRRNAVEALGRTGDKKAIEPLIKALNDEDRETRKRAIMALGELREDKATNALIQTLSDKDKEVRCTAVVELGEIGDQRAEKALINALSDEDPEVRNLVVESLGKVGEEEATGVLVQQLKDPDQKVRNMTVKTLVETGDRNTKPIIQALKDKNSDVKQCAGDILVGIGKPAVEPLIEALSDKDAYTSSTAAWALGNIGDERAIEPLIQNLSAENEETRLSCARALVEIGKPAVPELIKSLENQNKTVRKYIVFSLIEMGDERAVPGIEEMFKEKPGNSTEFTGKKSDGKIDQTLPKAVEEKDLNFRKEAAGAFEATGDSETEPLINALEADSQNIKKYVEASGVAPEDKKVPEKLLEALKHEESYVRVSSILALGGMREESSVEPLIEILVKDCNETKACAAFSLGEIGNEKAVEPLSLALKVDKYDNVKECSAISLGKIGDQRAVEPLIMALSENNSVKSCAALALGEIRNPRAVKPLIQLLSNEDPEVRRSAALALGAIGDQKAVKSLTSGLQDEDENVRIASAWALGNTGDATAVDVLNSAATDGNETLRCTALEALGKINDPKAIGTFEKALEDNNSGIRLSAVTALGEIKDEKATEALVRTLGDNNKEVRDCASNILIDRKEEAVEHLTRGLSSENKNIRENSVFLLIDIGDERAVGPLTKYLKANTRVQPEIQENKT; from the coding sequence ATGAATCCTTCAGTGCCTAAAATCGTACTGTTACTATTCACACTGACACTGGTTGGAGTTGCTTCCGGAGTTAGCGAAGGCAACATAAAAAATCCCTATGAAAACCCCAACGGAACAACTATTTTGGATATGAATGAGTCAAAAACTCAACAGGCTATAATAGAGCCTCTAATAAAGAAATTGGGAAATGAGGATATAGACTCCAGAAAAGAGGCCAGGTTTGCTCTGGAAGAAATAGGAGAAGAAGCTGTAGATCCTCTTATAGAAGTTATTGACTCCGAAAACCCGGAAGTAAGGTGTGAAACCGCTCTGGCTCTTGGAAACATTGGCGGGCAAAAAGCAGAAAAAGCGATAGTAAACCTTTTACAGGACGAAGACCCGAAAGTTAGAGGTAGTGCAGCTCTAGCTCTTGGTAATGCAAGAAGCCAGAGAGCAGAAAAACAACTAATTCAGGCGCTTTCAGACAAAAACGAAAGAGTACGCTCCAATTCAGCCTGGGCTCTTGGAGAAATTGAAAAGGCAGGTTCTTCTTCAGAGGAAGCCAACTGGAAAGAGACCATATTCTCAGGAGATGTAGAAAAAGAGAAAATTATTGAAGCCCTCTGCCTGAGTATGGAAGATAACAATAGTGAAGTGAGATCCAGTGCAGCAAAAGCTCTAGGAAAACTTGGAGGAGAAAAAGCCGAAGAATCTCTGATTCAAGCCCTTTCAGACGAGGACGGAAAAGTTCGAAGAAATGCTGTAGAAGCCCTCGGAAGGACAGGGGATAAAAAAGCCATTGAACCCCTGATAAAGGCATTGAATGACGAAGACAGAGAAACAAGAAAGAGAGCCATTATGGCTCTCGGAGAACTCCGAGAAGATAAAGCAACAAACGCCCTGATTCAGACCCTTTCGGACAAAGATAAGGAAGTCCGCTGTACTGCAGTTGTGGAATTAGGAGAAATCGGGGACCAGAGAGCAGAAAAAGCTCTGATAAACGCTCTTTCGGACGAAGATCCTGAGGTAAGGAATCTTGTCGTGGAATCTCTTGGGAAAGTAGGAGAAGAAGAAGCAACAGGAGTTCTTGTCCAGCAATTAAAAGATCCTGACCAAAAAGTCAGGAATATGACTGTAAAAACCCTTGTAGAAACTGGAGACAGAAATACTAAACCGATTATTCAGGCATTAAAGGATAAAAATAGTGATGTTAAACAGTGTGCTGGTGATATTCTCGTTGGAATAGGGAAACCAGCAGTTGAGCCCCTTATAGAAGCCCTTTCAGATAAAGATGCATACACAAGCAGTACAGCAGCCTGGGCTCTTGGAAATATAGGAGATGAAAGGGCAATAGAACCTCTCATTCAAAATCTCTCGGCTGAAAACGAAGAAACAAGACTGAGTTGTGCCAGAGCTCTCGTAGAAATAGGAAAACCTGCAGTCCCTGAGTTGATAAAATCTCTTGAGAACCAGAACAAGACTGTTAGAAAATATATTGTTTTTTCGCTTATTGAAATGGGAGACGAGAGAGCTGTTCCAGGAATTGAGGAAATGTTTAAGGAAAAACCAGGAAATTCTACTGAGTTCACTGGAAAAAAAAGTGACGGAAAAATAGATCAAACTCTTCCGAAAGCTGTCGAAGAAAAAGACCTTAACTTCCGGAAGGAGGCAGCAGGAGCATTTGAAGCGACTGGGGACTCCGAAACAGAACCCCTCATCAATGCACTGGAAGCAGACTCGCAAAACATAAAAAAATATGTAGAGGCTTCCGGAGTCGCTCCTGAAGATAAGAAAGTGCCGGAGAAACTCTTAGAAGCATTAAAACATGAAGAGAGTTATGTGAGAGTCAGTTCCATACTTGCACTGGGAGGAATGAGAGAAGAAAGTTCTGTTGAACCTCTTATTGAGATACTGGTCAAAGACTGCAATGAAACAAAAGCCTGTGCAGCCTTTTCTCTTGGAGAAATAGGGAATGAAAAGGCAGTGGAACCCTTATCACTTGCCTTGAAAGTGGATAAATACGACAATGTGAAAGAGTGTAGTGCTATTTCCCTCGGAAAAATAGGGGATCAAAGGGCAGTAGAACCCCTTATCATGGCTTTGAGTGAAAACAATTCAGTAAAAAGTTGCGCAGCCCTTGCTCTGGGAGAAATTAGAAACCCGAGGGCTGTTAAACCTCTGATCCAACTGTTATCTAATGAAGATCCAGAAGTTAGGCGAAGTGCAGCTCTGGCTCTGGGAGCAATAGGGGACCAAAAAGCAGTGAAATCTTTAACCTCAGGACTACAAGATGAAGACGAAAACGTGAGAATCGCTTCAGCATGGGCCCTTGGGAACACAGGTGATGCCACAGCTGTGGACGTGCTCAATAGTGCTGCAACGGACGGAAACGAAACACTCAGATGCACTGCTTTAGAAGCTTTAGGAAAAATAAATGATCCAAAAGCAATTGGAACTTTTGAGAAAGCTCTTGAGGATAATAACTCCGGAATTAGGCTTTCTGCTGTTACTGCTTTGGGAGAGATAAAAGATGAAAAAGCAACTGAAGCTCTTGTCAGAACTTTGGGAGATAATAATAAAGAAGTAAGAGACTGTGCTTCAAATATCCTTATTGATAGAAAAGAAGAAGCAGTAGAACATCTAACAAGAGGCCTGAGTAGTGAAAACAAAAACATCAGGGAGAACTCTGTGTTCCTGCTAATTGACATTGGAGATGAAAGAGCAGTAGGACCTCTCACCAAGTACTTGAAGGCAAATACCAGAGTTCAACCTGAAATTCAAGAAAATAAAACTTAA
- the nth gene encoding endonuclease III produces MDIDKLMQRLFELYPEAATDSFIDPFFSLISTVMSHRTRDDVTYPAASRLFESFSTPEEMVRADVSEIETLIKDVGFYRVKAGRIQEISRLLLEKYDGRVPDNMEALLELPGVGRKTANCVLAHAFLKDALAVDTHVHRISNRLGLVETKTPEETEAELKKIFPQKDWRYINLLLVKLGQNTCRPISPRCKTCTLNDICPKILL; encoded by the coding sequence ATGGACATTGACAAACTCATGCAGAGGCTCTTTGAACTTTATCCTGAAGCAGCTACCGATAGCTTTATAGATCCTTTTTTTTCGTTAATTTCCACTGTGATGTCCCATAGAACCAGGGATGATGTCACCTATCCTGCAGCTAGCAGACTTTTTGAGAGCTTTTCGACGCCTGAAGAAATGGTCAGAGCTGATGTTAGCGAGATTGAAACTCTTATAAAAGATGTGGGCTTTTACAGGGTTAAAGCAGGAAGAATACAGGAAATTTCCAGACTTCTTCTGGAGAAATATGATGGCAGGGTTCCTGACAATATGGAAGCTCTTCTTGAACTGCCTGGTGTCGGCAGAAAAACTGCTAACTGTGTGCTTGCCCATGCTTTCCTTAAGGACGCTCTTGCCGTAGATACTCATGTTCACAGGATTTCTAACAGGCTCGGTCTTGTAGAGACAAAAACTCCTGAGGAAACTGAAGCTGAATTAAAAAAGATCTTTCCACAGAAAGATTGGAGATATATAAATCTCCTGCTCGTAAAATTAGGGCAAAATACCTGCCGCCCTATTTCTCCCAGGTGCAAAACATGTACTCTTAATGATATCTGTCCTAAAATTCTCCTTTAA
- a CDS encoding YIP1 family protein, whose protein sequence is MGYIETWKEVMQRPSDFYRGMPKTGGYTDPLTFAAISFIIYALLAALLTVLFGSGTHMGGMYDGMYEGMYGSVRGLGFFAILMTVILTPIAGIISLFIEAAILYIIYKVLGGVGSYEGTVRFISYATAVMVLSWIPIIGWIAGIYEIYLYIVGGMYVHEVSMLRSAIAVLLPMLLVILLIAIVMAWLFAFSGLFFSRIFSNGVILL, encoded by the coding sequence ATGGGTTATATTGAAACATGGAAAGAGGTAATGCAAAGACCATCTGACTTTTACAGAGGAATGCCTAAGACCGGAGGGTATACTGATCCACTTACTTTCGCAGCAATCAGTTTCATCATATATGCGCTTTTAGCTGCACTTTTAACCGTTCTCTTTGGCTCCGGAACACATATGGGTGGCATGTATGATGGAATGTATGAGGGTATGTACGGTAGTGTGAGAGGACTTGGCTTTTTCGCAATACTTATGACTGTGATCTTAACACCTATTGCAGGTATCATTTCTCTTTTTATTGAAGCTGCAATACTATATATCATTTATAAAGTACTTGGAGGAGTGGGAAGTTACGAAGGTACTGTAAGATTTATTTCTTATGCAACTGCTGTAATGGTACTTTCCTGGATCCCCATTATAGGCTGGATTGCCGGAATTTACGAGATATATCTCTATATTGTGGGTGGAATGTATGTCCATGAGGTAAGCATGCTAAGGTCTGCAATAGCTGTACTGCTACCAATGTTACTTGTAATCCTGCTTATAGCCATAGTTATGGCATGGCTATTTGCTTTCTCGGGATTATTCTTCTCCAGGATTTTTTCTAATGGGGTTATCCTTTTATAA
- a CDS encoding ABC transporter ATP-binding protein: MNEKKNQKNRGISVENLTLSYDKNLVLNNINFSIRKGSVVTLVGPNGCGKTTLLKIINGFLRQNEGTVYIDSRNIEEIANRELARILGHVSQMHKSSFPFSVLDVVLTGRMPYISVFSTPRKEDVEKACKVLEFMGIEHFAQKPYTQISGGEKQLVMIAKALAQEPDFLLLDEPTSFLDLKNQIHVLKTIINLARTRNITVLMTLHEPNHALLFSDEIILLRKLHEFENGNFANPYDSPDASPENESTLAFPEGNIICSGVPEKVMTPEKIKQAYGINVDILEHKGKRMIIPEI; encoded by the coding sequence ATGAACGAAAAAAAGAATCAAAAAAACAGAGGTATTTCCGTAGAAAATCTGACATTAAGCTATGATAAAAACCTGGTTTTGAATAATATCAATTTTTCGATCCGAAAAGGGTCTGTAGTAACCCTTGTAGGCCCTAATGGCTGCGGAAAAACCACTCTTCTTAAAATTATAAACGGTTTTCTTAGACAGAATGAAGGAACTGTGTACATCGACAGCAGGAATATAGAAGAAATAGCAAACCGAGAACTTGCAAGGATTCTGGGGCATGTATCCCAGATGCACAAGTCCTCATTTCCTTTTTCCGTACTGGATGTTGTGCTTACAGGCCGAATGCCTTATATTTCCGTGTTTTCAACCCCCAGGAAAGAAGATGTGGAAAAAGCTTGCAAGGTACTGGAATTTATGGGAATAGAGCACTTTGCACAGAAGCCCTATACCCAGATCAGTGGAGGAGAAAAACAACTGGTAATGATTGCAAAAGCTCTTGCCCAGGAGCCTGATTTTCTGTTACTTGATGAGCCAACTTCCTTCCTTGACCTGAAAAACCAGATACATGTCCTGAAAACTATAATTAACCTTGCCAGAACCCGGAATATAACCGTACTGATGACTCTGCACGAGCCAAACCATGCTCTTCTATTTTCTGATGAAATTATTCTCCTGAGAAAACTGCATGAATTCGAAAACGGAAATTTTGCCAACCCATATGATAGCCCGGATGCTTCTCCTGAAAATGAGAGTACGCTGGCATTCCCTGAGGGAAATATAATTTGTTCCGGAGTCCCGGAAAAGGTGATGACTCCTGAAAAGATAAAACAAGCATATGGAATAAACGTCGATATACTGGAACATAAAGGAAAAAGAATGATTATTCCTGAAATATGA
- a CDS encoding HEAT repeat domain-containing protein, translating to MSGVRWRVSLLFALITLSIFFSLLANSDRFIEVRGNETYIQTEAGVSSGGSIVNLINRLEAGNHEARLNAASELGKLGGPAANSLVDKIELENSSSEEVNSYMLLALLETGDDRAENILSENFRKIEASNKAANESKDEEWKQGLSEGILQAIEEKDKATRKYIADSISMDSARAEQRGETDAFEKALESETQNSSIYIPFALSDFGPEEPGSETEKLIKALKSNKGSTRVAAMMALGEMKEEAAVDPIIGILTRDYPPAQASAAIALGKIGDERAVEILRKQMKDGDNEYVKGSSAIALGRMGDENSVPYLIDRLRDQRIKVRSSAALVLGEIGNETAVKPLMDILETGKSTEGKKSNSLNANTDVRKSAILAIGEIGSTNATETLIDIITDKEEELEVRVAAVSALGNIEDSKAVETLKKIFDDKTMDADIRNAAFLALSKTKDQETAKMVVGKLEDQEFGAISREALIDMGELAVDPLIENLKTEDKKLKAETALILIEIGDQRSVKPLVEAYK from the coding sequence ATGTCTGGAGTTAGATGGAGAGTCTCTCTTTTATTTGCACTTATCACTCTTTCTATATTTTTTTCACTTCTTGCAAATAGTGATAGGTTTATTGAAGTCAGGGGAAATGAAACATACATACAGACCGAAGCTGGAGTTTCAAGCGGCGGTTCTATCGTAAATCTTATTAATAGGCTGGAAGCTGGCAACCATGAAGCAAGATTGAATGCTGCATCTGAACTTGGGAAGCTTGGTGGTCCTGCGGCAAATAGTCTTGTTGACAAAATCGAGTTAGAGAATTCGAGCTCTGAAGAAGTAAACAGTTACATGCTTCTCGCGCTTCTTGAAACCGGGGATGACAGAGCAGAAAATATCCTTTCTGAAAACTTTAGGAAAATTGAGGCCTCGAATAAAGCTGCAAACGAGAGTAAAGATGAAGAATGGAAACAAGGACTCTCAGAGGGCATTCTGCAGGCCATAGAAGAAAAAGATAAAGCCACAAGAAAGTACATTGCAGATTCCATTTCTATGGACTCCGCCAGGGCGGAACAGAGGGGAGAAACGGACGCTTTTGAGAAAGCTCTTGAATCAGAAACACAGAATTCAAGTATATATATACCTTTTGCGCTTTCGGACTTTGGACCTGAAGAACCGGGAAGCGAAACCGAAAAACTTATTAAAGCTCTTAAAAGCAATAAAGGAAGCACAAGAGTTGCAGCTATGATGGCTCTTGGAGAAATGAAAGAAGAAGCTGCAGTAGATCCCATAATTGGAATTCTGACGAGAGATTATCCGCCTGCGCAAGCCAGTGCAGCAATTGCACTTGGAAAAATTGGGGACGAAAGGGCAGTAGAAATTCTAAGAAAACAAATGAAAGATGGCGATAACGAATATGTTAAAGGTAGCTCTGCAATTGCGCTTGGGAGAATGGGAGACGAAAATTCAGTACCTTATCTTATAGATAGACTAAGAGACCAGAGAATCAAAGTAAGAAGTAGTGCAGCTCTTGTGCTCGGAGAAATAGGCAACGAGACTGCAGTAAAACCCTTAATGGATATCCTGGAAACCGGAAAGAGTACAGAAGGAAAAAAAAGTAATTCCTTGAACGCAAATACTGATGTCCGAAAAAGCGCTATCCTTGCCATTGGAGAAATCGGGAGCACTAACGCCACTGAGACTTTAATCGATATAATAACCGATAAAGAAGAGGAGCTTGAAGTCAGGGTAGCAGCAGTTTCAGCCCTGGGGAATATAGAGGATTCCAAAGCTGTAGAAACGCTCAAAAAAATATTTGATGACAAAACTATGGATGCAGATATTAGAAATGCAGCTTTTCTTGCACTCAGCAAAACAAAAGACCAGGAAACTGCAAAAATGGTTGTAGGAAAACTGGAAGATCAAGAGTTTGGGGCTATATCCAGAGAAGCTCTCATAGACATGGGCGAATTGGCTGTCGATCCCCTTATAGAAAATTTGAAAACGGAAGACAAGAAACTCAAAGCTGAAACAGCCCTAATCCTTATTGAAATTGGAGATCAGAGGTCAGTTAAACCTCTTGTTGAGGCTTATAAGTAA